The genomic window CCACCTACACGCATTCTAACAGTTATCTTGGGCAGATATACTGCCTTAATTTTATGACAACCAAGAAATCTTGCCATCAACTCGAAGTCTGCTGCCAGCGGATAATTTAAATCAAAGGCTCCATATTTATCATATATCGACTTGCGTACATAGAAAGTTGGATGCGGCGGTATCCAGCCCTTTTTCAAAAGTCCATCCGTAAAAACACAAGATCGCCAATATCGAATTACTTTCTGCAAATCGTATTTATCAACGTATACGAGGTCCGAATAACAAGCATCAACCGATTGGTCTTCCATGACTTTGGTAACGTTTTCAAGAACCAATGGATCATAATAAACATCATCGGCGTTGAGAAAACCAACGATATCACCGGTAGCCATCCCGATTCCCTTATTCATGGCATCATATATTCCCTTATCAGGTTCGCTGATCCATTGGGAGATTTCCCGTTCATGTTCCTTAATAATTTCTATCGTTCCGTCTCTTGAACCGCCATCAACAATAACATATTCAGTATCCTTATAGGTCTGGTTTAAAACGCTTTTAATGCAATCATCAATACATTCTCGGTTATTTAATACAACGGTAATTACAGAAATCTTCATACTTTATCAATAACCCGTGTAATGTACATATTTCTAAGAATCATAACATTCACGGCCTATCACTAGATGTCAGATATCTCTTTGAGAAACAGTTTGAGTTTAGGCATCACCTGTTTGTAATCTGCTCGTTTGTGTATAATTTCTAAATTCTGTTCTTGTGCTTGCTGCCGAAGCACAACATTGTCTATTGCCACTTTTAAACAATTAGTTAAATCTTGTGGCTGTGTTGGATCAAACAATAGACCATTTTCACCATGTCTAATCCACTCCCGGATAGATTCAAGATCGCTAATAACAGGAAAGGCACCGCATGCCATGGCCTCTAACATGCTGTTTGGTGTACCATCGGTAAGCGAAGGCGATACTATAACTGCAGATTTCTGCAGGAAAGCCGCAAATTTATTTTGAGATGTGAAGGGTAGAATTTCTATTTTGTTCATATTGAGTCGCTGTCGATGAACCATGGACTCAACTTTAGGAATAACTGCGGTTGTAACAAACAGCTTATAGCGGATATCTGAGTAATCAGGTTCTTTCTGTAACATCAAAATACTTTGTAGCAAAGTGTCAAGGCGTATGAAGGGTGCCAAACCACGTGGATAGACTACCCAGCGTTCACGTTGACTGGCTGCGACACCTGGTTGATAAATCGAAAGGTCAACTCCCCCATTACCCGGTAATAAGAGTGAAGGGTTATTCTTTGAAAAACCATATTGCTTTGCCAAATCGATATCACGTTGACAATCTGTCATCAATGCATCCGCGCGTTGAGCCGTAATGCTGGTCAGCCAAGCATGCAATCGATGGCGATTCGCCATGTAAATAAAATCTGACCCCTGGGTAAACAAGACCCATGGATGAATTCCGGTCAGCGCTGCAACGTATCCTTCGTTCTGGGTACGGAAAGCCACCACAATATCAGGTTTAAAACTGCGGAGAATACGGCGCGCCACAAGCATCTGTGGCAACATATTAATTGTCTTGACGATATTCCATAGCGGAAAGAGCCGCTGACCCAACTCGCTCAACAGCAACCGTCGACCAAAGCATACTTGCCATTCGACCTGATCCTGCATGTCAGATTGCTTGACAAGTGCATTGTTGGCTCGCACAATCCCTGGCAGCGTGTACACCTGGGCTCCCTCCAATGCTCCGCAAGGATACGTACTGAGCACATAAACCGTGTCGTCCTGTTTGGCAAAGTGTTGCACCAAACGGCGGAAATTTTCTGCTCGCCCATCAGCGATAAATGCAATTCGCAAAGCTATCTATACTCCTCAACCGTCAGTACGAATATTTTAAGAGATAATGTCGAGTATCATGTCTATTTCAAGACAATGGTTTTGCAAGTACCAACAGAGTTTCACCACCCAACAGCCGTACCCCAAAATCTTTATTCACCGCATAAGCTATTCGGCGGGGCAAGGCCGCCAATCGTGTTTTTAAAGATCGATTCGGCGAATTCAGTGAAGAACCGGTATATCGCCAATCAAGGATTTCGTATCCAGTATCGAGGAGTGTCGACAGGGCCAAGTCCTTGGTATAATAGTGGAGATGCCCTGCCTTTTTGCGAACCTTGATCAATGGGTAACCTCTAAAAATAGCGCTGGCACTCAGATCAAGTGGGACATGGAAAACAAAGTGAGTGGCATGTCGCCTGGAATTCTCAAGGAAACTGAACGGATCGCGGATATGCTCAAAAACATCCAGCATTAGCAAGACATCGTACTTGATTTGGTTAATTTCAAGGAAATCACCAAGTTGAAATTCTACACCCTCCCCTGCTTCGTTATGCTGTTCCCAGAACTGAGCCGCCTGTGGTGATATGTCATAGCCTGTCATTTTCACAGACGGCAGG from Pseudomonadota bacterium includes these protein-coding regions:
- a CDS encoding glycosyltransferase family 2 protein, whose amino-acid sequence is MKISVITVVLNNRECIDDCIKSVLNQTYKDTEYVIVDGGSRDGTIEIIKEHEREISQWISEPDKGIYDAMNKGIGMATGDIVGFLNADDVYYDPLVLENVTKVMEDQSVDACYSDLVYVDKYDLQKVIRYWRSCVFTDGLLKKGWIPPHPTFYVRKSIYDKYGAFDLNYPLAADFELMARFLGCHKIKAVYLPKITVRMRVGGVTNQSITNIVKQNIEILNSYKKNNITLSLTLFCTTKLLSRTKQFFSK
- a CDS encoding class I SAM-dependent methyltransferase, with amino-acid sequence MISNVEDRYYDGTYLTENPDWDRKDAPWKAVQVASILFDNKIEPYTVCEVGCGSGDVLVQLQKALPSVKMTGYDISPQAAQFWEQHNEAGEGVEFQLGDFLEINQIKYDVLLMLDVFEHIRDPFSFLENSRRHATHFVFHVPLDLSASAIFRGYPLIKVRKKAGHLHYYTKDLALSTLLDTGYEILDWRYTGSSLNSPNRSLKTRLAALPRRIAYAVNKDFGVRLLGGETLLVLAKPLS
- a CDS encoding glycosyltransferase family 4 protein, encoding MRIAFIADGRAENFRRLVQHFAKQDDTVYVLSTYPCGALEGAQVYTLPGIVRANNALVKQSDMQDQVEWQVCFGRRLLLSELGQRLFPLWNIVKTINMLPQMLVARRILRSFKPDIVVAFRTQNEGYVAALTGIHPWVLFTQGSDFIYMANRHRLHAWLTSITAQRADALMTDCQRDIDLAKQYGFSKNNPSLLLPGNGGVDLSIYQPGVAASQRERWVVYPRGLAPFIRLDTLLQSILMLQKEPDYSDIRYKLFVTTAVIPKVESMVHRQRLNMNKIEILPFTSQNKFAAFLQKSAVIVSPSLTDGTPNSMLEAMACGAFPVISDLESIREWIRHGENGLLFDPTQPQDLTNCLKVAIDNVVLRQQAQEQNLEIIHKRADYKQVMPKLKLFLKEISDI